The following proteins are co-located in the Camarhynchus parvulus chromosome 19, STF_HiC, whole genome shotgun sequence genome:
- the LOC115911782 gene encoding pinopsin — MDSTQEPPNGSTPGPFDGPQWPHQAPRAVYLGVAVLMGLVVASASVLNGLVIVVSIRHKRLRSPLNYILVNLAVANLLVTLCGSSVSLSNNIRGFFVFGERLCQLEGFMVSLTGIVGLWSLAILALERYLVVCRPLGDFRFQRQHAASGCAFTWGWSLLWTTPPLLGWSSYVPEGLRTSCGPNWYTGGSNNSSYILALFVTCFVVPLSLILFSYTNLLLTLRAAAAQQQESDTTQQAEREVTRMVVAMVVAFLTCWLPYTTFALVVATNKDIVIQPALASLPSYFSKTATVYNPIIYVFMNKQFQSCLLGMLCCGYHPRGMGKTSPAAPSPQVAAEGLRNKVTPSHPV; from the exons atggaCAGCACCCAGGAGCCCCCAAATGGCAGCACCCCAGGACCTTTTGATGGCCCCCAGTGGCCCCACCAGGCCCCCAGGGCCGTGTACCTGGGGGTGGCCGTGCTCATGGGGCTGGTGGTGGCCTCGGCCTCGGTGCTCAATGGCCTGGTCATCGTGGTGTCCATCAGGCACAAGAGGCTGCGCTCGCCCCTCAATTACATCCTGGTGAACCTGGCCGTGGCCAACCTGCTGGTGACGCTCTGCGGCAGCTCCGTCAGCCTCTCCAACAACATCCGCGGCTTCTTCGTCTTTGGGGAGCGCCTCTGCCAGCTGGAGGGCTTCATGGTGTCCCTGACAG GCATCGTGGGGCTGTGGTCCTTGGccatcctggccttggagaGGTACCTGGTGGTCTGCAGACCCCTGGGAGACTTTCGGTTCCAGCGGCAGCACGCTGCCAGCGGCTGTGCCTTCACCTGGGGCTGGTCCCTGCTCTGGACAACCCCaccactgctgggctggagcagctaCGTGCCTGAAG GCCTGAGAACCTCCTGCGGGCCCAACTGGTACACGGGTGgcagcaacaacagcagctACATCCTGGCCTTGTTTGTCACCTGCTTCGTGGTGCCCCTCAGCCTGATCCTCTTCTCCTACACCAACCTGCTGCTGACCCTGCGGGCG GCAGCGGCGCAGCAGCAGGAGTCGGACACGACGCAGCAGGCGGAGCGGGAGGTGACACGCATGGTGGTGGCCATGGTGGTGGCCTTCCTCACCTGCTGGCTGCCCTACACCACCTTTGCACTGGTGGTGGCCACCAACAAGGACATTGTcatccagccagccctggcatccctgccctcctACTTCTCCAAGACGGCCACGGTTTACAACCCCATCATCTACGTCTTCATGAACAAACAG ttccagagctgcctgctgggaatgctgtgctgTGGTTACCACCCCAGGGGGATGGGGAAAACCTCTCCAGCTGCCCCTAGTCCCCAGGTCgctgcagaggggctgaggAACAAGGTGACACCATCCCACCCTGTGTGA